In Arachis stenosperma cultivar V10309 chromosome 1, arast.V10309.gnm1.PFL2, whole genome shotgun sequence, one DNA window encodes the following:
- the LOC130963352 gene encoding inactive FRIGIDA-like protein 2 yields MSSASPPPSTPAKDTNLPQLETYEHFSACVFPQNYVVSGSVMPRYALSVLCEKMDGVGLRNYLFAHFKDRIKVQAELPGALRCAPEPGKMVLEALQGFHGGSGFNDAELKKVRKCCLMLMKQLRIANAWLSSKTREKALEAAREWKERLVAIDSGNTLVALGFLHLVAAFGLVSEFILDELVDCSLGATIHEEFPELCRITGLADRVPDIVQKLINRGKHILAVKYVFEFNLVDKISPVAILKDCVEESKELSKRLTEEGKTLIETTAREIHALKSVIKTIEYHKLESEYPRAIVDQRIEEVRRHKSMIKKKLKMKPMIKKKLKMKRSACAQASTAKLLLHQQQHQPQQPQRKMQMQRQQQSEFKRPRTQTPNAVGHSAIQKNNVNECDSTMHQYQYCCEEPLVHPSVCLFQEHLNPYMNSTAVQFGMVDLSESHIRNPFHSKSVLVGRTW; encoded by the exons ATGTCTTCCGCGTCGCCGCCTCCATCAACCCCAGCCAAAGACACGAACCTCCCGCAGCTAGAAACTTACGAACACTTTTCAGCCTGTGTGTTCCCTCAAAACTACGTCGTTTCGGGCTCGGTTATGCCGAGGTACGCGCTAAGCGTACTGTGCGAGAAGATGGACGGTGTAGGGTTGAGGAATTACCTTTTTGCCCATTTCAAGGACCGGATCAAGGTCCAGGCTGAGCTCCCAGGGGCGCTTCGGTGCGCGCCAGAACCTGGTAAGATGGTTCTAGAAGCTCTTCAAGGGTTCCACGGTGGTAGTGGGTTTAATGATGCGGAATTGAAGAAGGTGAGGAAATGTTGCTTGATGCTGATGAAGCAGCTGAGGATCGCGAATGCGTGGTTGAGCTCGAAGACGAGGGAGAAGGCGTTGGAGGCAGCGAGGGAGTGGAAAGAAAGGTTGGTGGCCATAGATAGCGGCAATACTTTGGTGGCGTTGGGTTTTCTTCACTTGGTTGCAGCATTTGGTTTGGTTTCTGAGTTTATTTTGGATGAGCTTGTGGATTGCTCGTTGGGTGCTACGATTCATGAGGAGTTTCCGGAGCTGTGCCGGATCACCGGTTTGGCTGATAGAGTTCCTG ATATTGTTCAGAAACTGATAAACAGGGGCAAACATATTCTGGCTGTCAAGTATGTTTTTGAGTTTAATCTTGTTGATAAGATCTCACCGGTTGCCATTTTGAAAGATTGTGTTGAGGAGTCTAAGGAACTTTCCAAAAGACTTACAGAGGAGGGAAAGACTCTG ATTGAGACTACAGCTAGAGAAATTCATGCACTGAAGTCTGTTATTAAGACTATTGAGTATCATAAACTCGAATCTGAATATCCGCGAGCTATAGTTGATCAGCGTATAGAGGAAGTGAGGAGGCACAAGTCAATGATAAAGAAGAAGTTAAAAATGAAGCCAATGATAAAGAAGAAGTTAAAAATGAAGCGCAGCGCATGTGCACAGGCTTCTACTGCAAAGCTTCTGCTGCATCAACAACAACATCAGCCGCAGCAGCCACAGAGAAAGATGCAGATGCAGAGACAGCAGCAAAGCGAATTTAAGCGGCCTCGAACTCAAACACCGAATGCAGTTGGTCATTCGGCTATCCAGAAAAATAATGTTAATGAATGTGATTCAACAATGCACCAATACCAGTACTGTTGTGAAGAACCTCTTGTTCATCCATCAGTATGTTTATTTCAAGAACATCTAAATCCTTACATGAATTCAACAGCTGTGCAATTTGGCATGGTAGATCTTTCAG AGTCTCATATCAGAAATCCATTCCATTCTAAATCAGTATTGGTGGGGAGAACATGGTAA
- the LOC130941805 gene encoding probable pectinesterase/pectinesterase inhibitor 39, translated as MESVGKSNREIVVVVTMFLSVCLVCYCDGSVIVSKDGNGDYKSVSEAIKNAPKLSESVYTIHVRAGTYEEYVVIHHDKTNIKLVGDGPRHTKLVAYQGSTIDIHGEGFMAESIAFVNSAGLKASGAVAVRNEANNTVFYRCSIDGYQDTLWAVSGRQFYKNCDIYGTVDFIYGAAAAVFQDCMLYARYRDHVTFTAQSRDDPNDNNSAFTFQRCNFTMSPEDSISHAKSEVHATLGRPWRPYSTVAILQCFIDSIVGPAGWEEMPGQPTDRVTYVEYGNVGPGAGTDGRVKWPGVRVLHRPAEAQRFTASHLLDADSWIPSTGVPYDNGF; from the exons ATGGAGTCAGTAGGCAAAAGTAATAGGGAAATAGTTGTGGTGGTGACGATGTTTCTTTCAGTTTGTTTAGTGTGTTATTGCGATGGCAGTGTAATCGTATCGAAAGATGGGAACGGAGATTACAAAAGTGTGAGTGAAGCAATTAAGAATGCTCCAAAGTTGAGTGAAAGTGTTTACACCATTCATGTTCGAGCTGGTACTTATGAAGAGTATGTTGTTATTCATCATGACAAGACCAATATTAAGCTTGTTGGAGATGGTCCTCGCCACACTAAATTAGTTGCTTACCAAGGTTCCACCATAG ATATTCATGGAGAAGGGTTCATGGCGGAAAGCATAGCATTTGTGAACTCAGCGGGTCTAAAAGCAAGCGGAGCAGTAGCCGTACGCAACGAAGCAAACAACACCGTCTTCTACCGATGTTCCATCGACGGTTACCAGGACACTCTATGGGCAGTTTCCGGCCGGCAGTTCTACAAGAACTGCGACATCTATGGCACCGTCGACTTCATCTACGGCGCCGCCGCTGCCGTCTTCCAGGACTGCATGCTCTACGCCAGATACCGTGATCACGTGACATTCACCGCTCAGTCACGTGACGATCCAAATGACAATAACTCCGCCTTCACTTTCCAGAGATGCAACTTCACGATGTCTCCAGAAGATTCCATTTCGCATGCTAAGTCGGAGGTGCATGCGACTTTGGGCCGGCCATGGAGGCCGTACTCGACGGTGGCTATACTGCAGTGCTTTATTGACTCTATTGTTGGGCCCGCGGGCTGGGAAGAGATGCCGGGGCAGCCCACTGATAGGGTTACGTATGTGGAGTATGGGAATGTTGGGCCTGGGGCTGGTACGGACGGGAGAGTGAAGTGGCCTGGTGTTAGAGTGCTTCATCGACCAGCTGAAGCACAACGTTTCACTGCTTCCCATCTCTTGGATGCTGACTCTTGGATTCCATCCACTGGTGTTCCTTATGACAATGGATtctag
- the LOC130934303 gene encoding ribulose bisphosphate carboxylase/oxygenase activase, chloroplastic isoform X2 — protein MPRGIEELLVQNEMNESPIMCKCAMAAIPSGWCAAHTSMRIEKKRLPFFRVGAKLCVRCCSDGSEKEEKKKKKRLSEQSSWEAKDAQGRDYLYRLGKEADNMNIAVGQRAGVIDSLFVGDFLGKDSDIVFDYRQKVTRSFEYLQGDYYIAPLFMDKVVCHIVKNYLAHLLNTKVPLILGIWGGKGQGKSFQTELIFQAMGIEPVIMSAGELESERAGEPGKLIRERYRTASQVVQNQGKMSCLMINDIDAGLGRFGNTQMTVNNQIVVGTLMNLSDNPTRVSIGQDWRESDVTNRIPIIVTGNDFSTIYAPLIRDGRMDKFYWQPNHEDIVNIVHRMYEKDGIPKDEVIRIVNTFPNQALDFYGALRSRTYDRSILKQTMEALVESGYSLIKEQQLIMETKLSKEYMKNIQE, from the exons ATGCCACGTGGCATTGAAGAACTTCTTGTGCAGAATGAAATGAATGAGTCTCCAATTATGTGCAAATGTGCAATGGCTGCTATTCCATCAGGATGGTGTGCGGCCCACACAAGCATGCGCATCGAGAAGAAGCGGTTACCTTTCTTCAGAGTGGGAGCAAAACTGTGTGTGCGGTGCTGCAGTGATGGCAGtgagaaggaggagaagaagaagaagaagaggctGTCTGAGCAGTCTTCGTGGGAAGCAAAAGACGCACAAGGTAGAGACTATCTTTACAGGCTCGGCAAAGAGGCCGATAACATGAACATCGCCGTCGGCCAACGTGCCGGCGTCATCGACTCCCTCTTCGTCGGCGATTTTCTCGGCAAGGACTCCGACATTGTCTTTGATTATCGCCAAAAGGTCACTAGGTCCTTTGAGTACCTTCAGGGCGATTATTACATTGCTCCTCTCTTCATG GACAAAGTTG TATGTCACATTGTGAAGAACTACCTTGCTCATCTCCTCAATACTAAAGTTCCTTTGATTCTAG GTATCTGGGGAGGAAAAGGGCAAGGGAAATCATTTCAAACAGAACTTATATTTCAGGCCATGGGAATTGAACCTGTAATTATGTCTGCTGGGGAACTAGAATCAGAGAGAGCTG GAGAGCCAGGAAAGCTGATTCGTGAACGCTATAGAACAGCATCTCAAGTGGTCCAGAATCAA GGAAAAATGAGCTGCTTGATGATCAATGATATTGATGCTGGCCTCGGTAGATTTG GGAATACTCAAATGACAGTCAATAATCAAATCGTTGTTGGGACACTTATGAATCTATCAGACAATCCTACAAGAGTAAGTATTGGCCAAGATTGGCGAGAATCGGACGTCACCAACAGAATTCCAATCATTGTGACAGGGAATGATTTTTCAACTATTTATGCTCCACTGATACGTGATGGCAGGATGGATAAGTTCTATTG GCAACCTAACCATGAAGATATTGTGAATATCGTTCATAGAATGTACGAAAAAGATGGCATACCTAAGGATGAAGTAATAAGGATTGTGAACACATTTCCTAATCAAG CATTGGACTTCTATGGAGCTTTAAGATCACGTACATATGACAGATCTATTTTAAAG CAAACAATGGAGGCTTTAGTTGAGTCAGGTTATTCTCTGATCAAAGAACAACAGTTAATAATGGAAACTAAACTTTCAAAGGAATACATGAAGAATATACAAGAATAA
- the LOC130934303 gene encoding ribulose bisphosphate carboxylase/oxygenase activase, chloroplastic isoform X1 yields MPRGIEELLVQNEMNESPIMCKCAMAAIPSGWCAAHTSMRIEKKRLPFFRVGAKLCVRCCSDGSEKEEKKKKKRLSEQSSWEAKDAQGRDYLYRLGKEADNMNIAVGQRAGVIDSLFVGDFLGKDSDIVFDYRQKVTRSFEYLQGDYYIAPLFMDKVVCHIVKNYLAHLLNTKVPLILGIWGGKGQGKSFQTELIFQAMGIEPVIMSAGELESERAGEPGKLIRERYRTASQVVQNQGKMSCLMINDIDAGLGRFGNTQMTVNNQIVVGTLMNLSDNPTRVSIGQDWRESDVTNRIPIIVTGNDFSTIYAPLIRDGRMDKFYWQPNHEDIVNIVHRMYEKDGIPKDEVIRIVNTFPNQALDFYGALRSRTYDRSILKWIEDIGGIENFGKNFLKRKKDQSLPVFIPPEQTMEALVESGYSLIKEQQLIMETKLSKEYMKNIQE; encoded by the exons ATGCCACGTGGCATTGAAGAACTTCTTGTGCAGAATGAAATGAATGAGTCTCCAATTATGTGCAAATGTGCAATGGCTGCTATTCCATCAGGATGGTGTGCGGCCCACACAAGCATGCGCATCGAGAAGAAGCGGTTACCTTTCTTCAGAGTGGGAGCAAAACTGTGTGTGCGGTGCTGCAGTGATGGCAGtgagaaggaggagaagaagaagaagaagaggctGTCTGAGCAGTCTTCGTGGGAAGCAAAAGACGCACAAGGTAGAGACTATCTTTACAGGCTCGGCAAAGAGGCCGATAACATGAACATCGCCGTCGGCCAACGTGCCGGCGTCATCGACTCCCTCTTCGTCGGCGATTTTCTCGGCAAGGACTCCGACATTGTCTTTGATTATCGCCAAAAGGTCACTAGGTCCTTTGAGTACCTTCAGGGCGATTATTACATTGCTCCTCTCTTCATG GACAAAGTTG TATGTCACATTGTGAAGAACTACCTTGCTCATCTCCTCAATACTAAAGTTCCTTTGATTCTAG GTATCTGGGGAGGAAAAGGGCAAGGGAAATCATTTCAAACAGAACTTATATTTCAGGCCATGGGAATTGAACCTGTAATTATGTCTGCTGGGGAACTAGAATCAGAGAGAGCTG GAGAGCCAGGAAAGCTGATTCGTGAACGCTATAGAACAGCATCTCAAGTGGTCCAGAATCAA GGAAAAATGAGCTGCTTGATGATCAATGATATTGATGCTGGCCTCGGTAGATTTG GGAATACTCAAATGACAGTCAATAATCAAATCGTTGTTGGGACACTTATGAATCTATCAGACAATCCTACAAGAGTAAGTATTGGCCAAGATTGGCGAGAATCGGACGTCACCAACAGAATTCCAATCATTGTGACAGGGAATGATTTTTCAACTATTTATGCTCCACTGATACGTGATGGCAGGATGGATAAGTTCTATTG GCAACCTAACCATGAAGATATTGTGAATATCGTTCATAGAATGTACGAAAAAGATGGCATACCTAAGGATGAAGTAATAAGGATTGTGAACACATTTCCTAATCAAG CATTGGACTTCTATGGAGCTTTAAGATCACGTACATATGACAGATCTATTTTAAAG TGGATTGAAGATATTGGAGGCATTGAAAATTTTGGAAAGAATTTTCTCAAGAGAAAAAAGGACCAGAGTCTTCCTGTATTTATTCCTCCAGAG CAAACAATGGAGGCTTTAGTTGAGTCAGGTTATTCTCTGATCAAAGAACAACAGTTAATAATGGAAACTAAACTTTCAAAGGAATACATGAAGAATATACAAGAATAA